The following proteins are co-located in the Raphanus sativus cultivar WK10039 unplaced genomic scaffold, ASM80110v3 Scaffold1361, whole genome shotgun sequence genome:
- the LOC130504116 gene encoding structural maintenance of chromosomes protein 6B: MAKSGGRPSASFIKQRSGSGTILRIKLENFMCHSNLQIEFGEWVNFITGQNGSGKSAILTALCVAFGCRAKGTQRASTLKDFIKTGCSYAVVHVEMKNQGEDAFKPDVYGDVIIIERRITESASSTILKDHEGKKVSSRKDELRELVEHFNIDVDNPCVVMSQDKSREFLHSGNDKDKFKFFFKATLLQQVNDLLQSIYEHLSSATALVDEMEETIKPIEKEINELRGKIKNMEQVEEIAQKLQQLKKKLAWSWVYDVDRQLQEQTDKIVKLKERIPTCQAKIDWELAKVESLRDRLTKKKAKVACLMDESTAMKREIETCHQSAKLAAREKIALEEEFNHKRSSVQKIKDRVRRLERQVGDINEQTMRNTQAEQSETEEKLRYLEHEIEKAETLLSRLKEEENALLEKASAGRKEMEHIDDMIRDHQKRQKDINSNIYDLKKHQTNKVTAFGGDRVIYLLQAIERHHRRFKKPPIGPIGSHVTLINGNKWASAVEQALGNMLNAFIVTDHKDSLTLRSCANEANYKNLKIIIYDFSRPRLNIPRHMIPQTEHPTIFSVLHSDNPTVLNVLVDVSNVERQVLAENYEVGKAVAFGKRLSNLKDVFTLDGYRMFFRGPVQTTLPPLPRKPTRLCASFDDQIKDLEIEASRGKNEMNQCMRRKRGAEENLEELELKIRTLKKQRSQAERVLTTKEFEMRDLKSTVAAENDTSSSSSVNELQLEIMKEREEIEEKEAFLEKLQICLKEAELKANKLNASFENLRESAKGEIDAFEEAENELKKIEKDLQSAEAEKIHYENIMKNKVLTDIKEAEANYETLKTKRKESDQKASEICPESEIESLGPWDGSTPEQLSAQINRMNQRLHRENQQFSESIDDLRMMYEKLERKIAKKRKLYQGYREKLMACKTALDSRWGKFQRNASLLRRQLTWQFNSHLGKKGISGHIKVSYENKTLSIEVKMPQDATTNAVRDTKGLSGGERSFSTLCFALALHEMTEAPFRAMDEFDVFMDAVSRKISLDALVDFAIAQGAQWMFITPHDISMVKSHERIKKQQMAAPRS; this comes from the exons ATGGCGAAATCCGGGGGTCGACCCAGTGCTTCCTTCATCAAACAGCGTTCCGGGTCGGGTACGATCCTAAGGATTAAGCTCGAGAACTTCATGTGCCATAGTAATCTCCAGATTGAGTTTGGCGAGTGGGTCAATTTCATCACCGGCCAAAACGGAA GTGGGAAGAGTGCAATATTGACTGCTCTATGTGTTGCATTCGGGTGTAGAGCCAAAGGGACTCAGCGGGCTTCCACTTTGAAGGATTTCATTAAAACTGGATGCAG CTATGCGGTTGTCCATGTAGAGATGAAAAACCAAGGGGAGGATGCTTTTAAGCCTGATGTATATGGCGACGTCATAATTATCGAACGTAGGATAACCGAGTCTGCTAGTTCTACCATTCTCAAGGATCATGAAG GGAAAAAAGTAAGTAGCCGAAAGGATGAGCTACGGGAACTTGTTGAACATTTTAAT ATTGATGTTGATAATCCATGCGTAGTAATGAGTCAAGACAAGAGCAGGGAGTTCTTGCATTCTGGAAATGACAAAGATAAATTTAAG TTCTTTTTTAAGGCAACCCTTCTTCAGCAAGTTAATGATCTTCTCCAAAGTATCTACGAGCACTTGAGTTCTGCAACTGCCTTAGTCGATGAGATGGAGGAAACAATTAAACCAATAGAAAAGGAGATCAATGAGTTGCGTGGAAAGATAAAGAATATGGAACAAGTTGAAGAAATAGCTCAAAAGTTACAGCAGTTGAAAAAGAAACTTGCTTGGTCATGGGTGTATGATGTGGATAGGCAGCTCCAGGAACAGACCGATAAGATTGTGAAGCTTAAAGAACGCATACCTACTTGCCAAGCTAAGATAGACTGGGAACTA GCTAAAGTGGAATCATTAAGGGATCGCTTGACCAAGAAGAAAGCTAAAGTTGCATGTCTGATGGATGAATCAACTGCGatgaagagagagatagagactTGTCACCAATCAGCCAAGCTG GCGGCACGAGAAAAGATTGCTCTAGAAGAAGAATTTAATCATAAGCGCAGTAGTGTTCAGAAGATTAAGGATCGTGTTAGAAGGCTTGAACGGCAGGTTGGAGATATCAATGAACAGACAATGAGAAACACTCAG GCTGAACAATCTGAAACCGAGGAGAAATTGAGATACTTGGAACATGAGATTGAGAAGGCTGAAACACTACTTTCCAG ATTGAAAGAGGAAGAGAATGCCTTACTGGAAAAAGCATCAGCTGGAAGGAAAGAGATGGAACACATCGACGATATG ATTCGAGACCATCAAAAGAGACAAAAAGATATAAACTCCAACATTTATGATCTGAAGAAACATCAAACAAACAAG GTTACTGCTTTTGGAGGGGACAGAGTCATTTATCTTCTGCAGGCTATTGAGAGACATCATCGTAGATTCAAAAAGCCTCCAATTGGTCCTATTGGCTCCCATGTG ACGTTGATCAATGGCAATAAATGGGCGTCTGCAGTTGAACAAGCTCTTGGAAACATGTTAAATGCATTCATTGTGACTGATCATAAAGATTCGCTCACTTTAAGAAGCTGTGCGAATGAAGCCAATTATAAAAACCTTAAGATTATCATATATGACTTTTCGAGACCAAG GTTAAATATACCAAGGCACATGATTCCTCAGACGGAACATCCAACGATTTTCTCTGTCTTGCATTCTGATAATCCAACCGTTCTTAATGTCTTGGTGGATGTG AGTAATGTTGAGAGGCAAGTACTTGCAGAGAACTATGAGGTGGGAAAGGCAGTTGCTTTTGGGAAAAGGCTCTCAAATCTGAAGGATGTTTTCACTTTAGACGGGTACCGAAT GTTTTTCCGTGGGCCAGTTCAGACaactcttcctcctcttcctcgcAAACCTACGCGACTATGTGCTTCTTTTGATGACCAAATCAAGGATCTTGAAATAGAGGCTTCTCGAGGAAAAAACGAGATGAATCAATGCATGAGACGTAAGAGGGGAGCAGAGGAGAATCTTGAAGAACTCGAGTTGAAAATCCGCACACTGAAG AAGCAACGAAGCCAAGCAGAGAGAGTTTTGACGACAAAGGAATTCGAGATGCGAGATTTAAAGAGTACAGTCGCTGCGGAGAATGACACATCATCGTCTTCCAGTGTTAATGAGCTTCAACTTGAAATCATG AAAGAGCGAGAAGAAATAGAGGAGAAAGAAGCTTTCCTTGAGAAGCTCCAGATCTGCTTGAAAGAAGCTGAACTAAAAGCTAATAAACTTAATGCTTCATTTGAGAACTTACGTG AGTCAGCCAAGGGTGAAATTGATGCCTTTGAGGAAGCAGAAAATGAGCTAAagaagattgagaaagatcttCAATCTGCCGAAGCG GAGAAAATACATTACGAGAATATAATGAAAAACAAGGTCCTAACTGATATCAAGGAGGCTGAGGCTAATTATGAGACGCTTAAAACTAAGCGAAAG GAAAGCGACCAGAAGGCCTCTGAAATTTGTCCCGAGAGTGAGATAGAGTCTTTGGGGCCCTGGGATGGGAGTACTCCTGAGCAACTCAGTGCTCAGATTAACAGAATGAATCAGAGACTTCATCGAGAGAATCAGca GTTTTCTGAATCAATCGATGACCTTAGGATGATGTACGAGAAACTAGAACGAAAGATTGCAAAGAAGCGCAAATTGTATCAAGGCTATCGAGAAAAACTCATG GCCTGTAAAACTGCTCTAGATTCGCGGTGGGGCAAGTTTCAAAGGAATGCATCTCTTCTTCGGCGCCAACTAACGTGGCA ATTCAACTCTCACTTGGGAAAGAAAGGTATCAGTGGACACATCAAAGTcagttatgaaaataaaactttgtcCATAGAG GTTAAGATGCCGCAAGATGCAACAACTAATGCCGTTCGAGACACCAAAGGTCTTTCAG GCGGAGAACGTTCTTTCTCAACTCTGTGCTTTGCATTAGCTCTTCACGAGATGACAGAAGCCCCATTCCGAGCAATGGATGAGTTTGATGTGTTTATG GATGCTGTAAGCCGGAAAATCAGTTTGGACGCGCTGGTGGATTTTGCAATTGCACAAGGAGCGCAGTGGATGTTCATCACTCCTCATGATATCAG CATGGTGAAGTCGCATGAGAGGATAAAGAAGCAGCAAATGGCCGCTCCTCGTTCCTGA